The Pantoea vagans genome contains the following window.
CTGATTGGTGCGCTGGTGGTGTGGTTGGTGATGGTGTGCCTTGGAGAACTGGCGGTGGCGATGCCGGAAACCGGTGCTTTCCACGTCTATGCGGCACGCTATCTCAGCCCGGCGACCGGTTACACGGTGGCGTGGCTCTACTGGCTGACGTGGACCGTGGCGCTCGGTTCCAGCCTGACAGCGGCGGGATTCTGTATGCAGTACTGGTTCCCGACCACGCCTGTATGGCTGTGGTGTCTGGTGTTTTGTATTGCCATCTATCTGCTCAATATCGTCTCGACACGCTTCTTTGCGGAAGGGGAGTTCTGGTTCTCGATCATTAAAGTGATCACCATCATCGCCTTTATCATTCTCGGCGCGGGTGCCATGTTCGGCTTTATTCCGATGAAGGATGGCAGCGCGGCACCGGGTCTGCATAACCTGACGGCATCCGGTTGGCTGCCGCACGGCACCTTGCCGATTCTGATGACCATGGTGGCAGTGAACTTCGCTTTTTCTGGCACCGAGTTGATTGGCATCGCCGCCGGAGAGACGGAACAGCCGCAGAAAGCGTTGCCGCTGGCGATTCGCACCACGGTCGCTCGTCTCATCATTTTCTTCATTGGTACGGTATTCGTGCTTGCGGCACTGATTCCGATGGATCAGGCCGGCATCGTCAAAAGCCCGTTTGTGCTGGTGTTTGAAAAAATCGGTATTCCCTATGCAGCGGATATCTTCAACTTCGTGATCCTCACCGCTATCCTCTCAGCGGCGAACTCCGGCCTTTACGCCTCGGGCCGCATGCTATGGTCACTGGCGAATGAGAACACGCTGCCGCGCTGTTTTGCGCAGGTTAATCGTCGCGGTATTCCGGTGCTGGCGATCACCGTCAGTATGATTGGTGGCTTGCTGGCGCTGTTCTCCAGCGTGATCGCCCCCGATACCGTGTTCGTGGCACTCTCTGCGATCTCCGGCTTTGCCGTGGTGGCGGTGTGGCTCAGCATCTGTGCCTCGCATTATGTATTCCGCCGTCGCCATCTGGCCGAAGGCGGTTCACTGCAGCAACTGGCCTATCGCGCGCCGTTGTATCCGCTGACACCGATTCTCGGCTTCCTGCTTTGTCTGCTGGCATGTGTAGGGTTGGCCTTCGATCCGTCACAGCGAATTGCGCTGTGGTGCGGCATTCCGTTTGTACTGTTCTGTTATGCCGCATACCATGTGACGCATCGACGTAACCTGAAGGCCGAGGGGGCCAATAATGTCGCGTAATCCTGTGGCAGAAGCGTTAACTCAACATGACACGCTGATTTTAGACGGCGCACTGGCAACCGAACTGGAAGCGCGTGGCTGCAATCTGGCTGATGCGTTATGGTCTGCCAAAGTGCTGGTGGAAAACCCTGAGCTGATTTATCAGGTGCATCATGACTACTTTGCTGCAGGTGCCAACGTGGCGATCACTGCCAGCTATCAGGCCACCCCGCAAGGATTTGCGGCGCGTGGCCTGGATGAAGCCCAGTCTCTGGATCTCATTACTCAAAGCGTCAAGCTGGCACAGCGTGCGCGTGATGATTACCGGGCTACATCAGGCAGTGAAGCCGCGTTGCTGGTGGCCGGTTCGGTAGGACCTTACGGTGCCTACCTCGCAAATGGTGCCGAGTACCGTGGCGATTACGCGCTGCCAGAAGCGGAGATGAAAGCCTTCCACCGTCCACGGGTCAAAGCCTTACTGGATGCGGGTGTGGATCTGCTGGCCTGTGAAACCTTACCGTCGTTTGCAGAAGCGCAAGCGCTGGTGAGTTTGCTGGCAGAGTTCCCCGACAGCAGCGCCTGGTTCTCGTTTACGCTGCGCGATGCGCAACATATCAGTGATGGCACGCCGCTGAGCCAGGTGGCCGAGCTGGTCAATGCTGCGCCACAAGTGGTGGCGATTGGCATCAACTGCGTGGCACTGGAGAGCGTGACGCCGGCACTGCAAACTTTGCAGGCGCTGTGTGGCAAGCCGTTGCTGGTCTATCCCAACTCTGGCGAGCAGTACGATGCCAGCAGCAAAACCTGGCATTCGGCACCGTCGGGTTGCACGCTAGAGGATAAATTCCCCGAGTGGCAACAGGCGGGCGCACGCTTGATTGGCGGCTGCTGCCGTACCACACCGCAGGATATCGCGGCGATTGCCGCCTGTTGTCAACCGCAATAAAGACCAGAAAAGCAGCATTGATAGCGCGATTGAGGCGAGTGAAAAGCGGAATAGGGCAGTTTAGACTGTCCTATCTGATGCTAAAGCGGACCTGCTATGAACCTGCGACACCTTCTTCCTGCCACTGCGCTGCTGCTGAGCGGCTGTGCCACTATTGTGGGCACGGAAACGCAGCCGGTAAAAATTGACTCTGTGCCGCAGGGCGCGCGCTTCACCGTGCAGGATGAGACGGGACGCGCCGT
Protein-coding sequences here:
- the mmuM gene encoding homocysteine S-methyltransferase, which gives rise to MSRNPVAEALTQHDTLILDGALATELEARGCNLADALWSAKVLVENPELIYQVHHDYFAAGANVAITASYQATPQGFAARGLDEAQSLDLITQSVKLAQRARDDYRATSGSEAALLVAGSVGPYGAYLANGAEYRGDYALPEAEMKAFHRPRVKALLDAGVDLLACETLPSFAEAQALVSLLAEFPDSSAWFSFTLRDAQHISDGTPLSQVAELVNAAPQVVAIGINCVALESVTPALQTLQALCGKPLLVYPNSGEQYDASSKTWHSAPSGCTLEDKFPEWQQAGARLIGGCCRTTPQDIAAIAACCQPQ
- the mmuP gene encoding S-methylmethionine permease; this translates as MQTQETPSQDNFKRTMKVRHLVMLSLGGVIGTGLFFNTGYIISTTGAAGTLLAYLIGALVVWLVMVCLGELAVAMPETGAFHVYAARYLSPATGYTVAWLYWLTWTVALGSSLTAAGFCMQYWFPTTPVWLWCLVFCIAIYLLNIVSTRFFAEGEFWFSIIKVITIIAFIILGAGAMFGFIPMKDGSAAPGLHNLTASGWLPHGTLPILMTMVAVNFAFSGTELIGIAAGETEQPQKALPLAIRTTVARLIIFFIGTVFVLAALIPMDQAGIVKSPFVLVFEKIGIPYAADIFNFVILTAILSAANSGLYASGRMLWSLANENTLPRCFAQVNRRGIPVLAITVSMIGGLLALFSSVIAPDTVFVALSAISGFAVVAVWLSICASHYVFRRRHLAEGGSLQQLAYRAPLYPLTPILGFLLCLLACVGLAFDPSQRIALWCGIPFVLFCYAAYHVTHRRNLKAEGANNVA